One Papaver somniferum cultivar HN1 chromosome 10, ASM357369v1, whole genome shotgun sequence genomic window carries:
- the LOC113315225 gene encoding putative UDP-glucuronate:xylan alpha-glucuronosyltransferase 5, with protein sequence MAAYRKEIIVGPKIKFFTISCLFLLLSLVILLSTFRLKTLVFVLDSRNIDVLALPHEGLHVKQFPPSPLISFLKNELSGNENIKVGLVNTEKIDDEYWYFLGETVAVGFDRVSNKIQWKDFMREWIDEEHKYRKPKCPEIPMPEFEKYGDDLDVVISRVPCGNETDAARGNGIRDVLRLQVNLVVANLVARSRRNDKPVYVVFIGSCGPMIEIFRCDDLVKHEGDIWIYKPDLRRLQQKVQMPVGSCELATPFLKQGGSIDYDFTKLGKSIPIDNPREAYVTVLHSSESYVCGAISLAQSIIQTNSTKDMVILVDESITLKSRQELEFAGWKIKLIDRIHSPHARKNAYNEWNYSKLRIWQLAEYDKLIFIDSDLILLRNIDDFFAYPQLSAVGNDRVRFNSGIMLIEPSKCMFESLMEKRYTVFSYNGGDQGFLNEVFTWWHRWPKRLNHLKLRPRNASAPEIPESRYAVHFLGFKPWTCYRDYDCNWLRKDHNSFASDMVHRMWWQVYDLMPERLQKVCGLTKVKDQKIQQWRRMAENAKLPDEHWKISITDPRHINLVD encoded by the exons ATGGCTGCTTACAGAAAGGAGATTATTGTTGGTCCAAAGATCAAATTCTTCACCATCTCTTGCTTGTTTCTACTTCTCTCCCTCGTAATCCTACTCTCAACTTTCAGGCTAAAAACCTTAGTTTTCGTGCTTGATAGTCGAAATATCGATGTTTTGGCATTACCACATGAAGGTCTTCACGTGAAACAATTTCCACCATCACCATTAATTAGCTTTCTCAAGAATGAGTTAAGTGGTAATGAGAATATCAAGGTCGGATTAGTAAACACAGAAAAGATAGATGATGAATATTGGTATTTTCTAGGCGAGACAGTTGCTGTTGGTTTCGATCGTGTTTCAAACAAGATACAGTGGAAAGATTTTATGCGTGAATGGATAGACGAAGAACATAAGTACCGCAAGCCCAAATGCCCGGAAATACCAATGCCAGAATTCGAAAAGTATGGGGACGACTTGGATGTGGTGATTTCAAGAGTTCCATGTGGAAATGAAACTGATGCTGCTAGAGGAAATGGAATTAGGGATGTTTTAAGGTTACAAGTAAACTTAGTTGTTGCAAATCTGGTAGCAAGATCAAGAAGAAATGACAAACCAGTTTATGTTGTGTTTATTGGTTCTTGTGGACCCATGATAGAGATTTTTAGATGTGATGATTTAGTGAAACATGAAGGAGATATTTGGATTTACAAACCTGATTTAAGGAGATTGCAACAAAAAGTTCAAATGCCTGTTGGATCATGTGAACTTGCTACACCATTTTTAAAACAAG GGGGTAGCATCGACTACGATTTCACAAAACTGGGGAAGAGTATTCCAATTGATAACCCAAGAGAAGCCTATGTAACAGTTCTACATTCATCAGAATCATATGTTTGTGGTGCAATATCTTTAGCTCAGAGTATAATCCAAACAAATTCTACAAAAGATATGGTTATTCTTGTCGATGAATCCATAACACTGAAAAGTCGTCAAGAACTAGAATTTGCCGGATGGAAAATCAAGCTCATTGACAGAATTCATAGTCCCCATGCTAGAAAGAATGCTTACAACGAATGGAATTACAGTAAGTTGAGAATATGGCAACTCGCCGAGTATGACAAATTAATTTTCATAGATTCTGATTTAATTTTACTCAGAAACATTGATGACTTTTTCGCATACCCACAATTATCAGCAGTAGGAAATGATAGAGTTAGATTCAATTCTGGGATAATGTTGATCGAACCATCGAAATGTATGTTTGAATCACTTATGGAGAAAAGATATACTGTGTTTTCATATAATGGAGGTGATCAAGGTTTTCTTAATGAGGTTTTTACGTGGTGGCATCGGTGGCCGAAGAGACTGAATCATTTGAAGCTCCGTCCAAGAAATGCAAGTGCTCCTGAAATACCCGAATCAAGATATGCAGTTCACTTTTTAGGGTTTAAACCATGGACATGTTATAGAGATTATGATTGTAACTGGCTTAGGAAGGACCATAATTCATTTGCTAGTGATATGGTTCACCGAATGTGGTGGCAAGTTTACGATTTAATGCCGGAGAGACTGCAGAAAGTTTGTGGTCTCACAAAGGTGAAAGATCAGAAAATACAACAATGGAGAAGAATGGCAGAAAATGCTAAATTACCTGATGAGCATTGGAAGATCAGTATCACTGATCCTAGACATATTAATTTGGTTGATTAA